In Candidatus Cetobacterium colombiensis, the DNA window AGCTAGTAATAACTGCTATAATCTACAAAATATTTCTACAAAACTTGGAGGAAACATGTTTTTTAATTTAAAAAAAGAAATTTATAATTATTTACCTTTTAATGAACAAGAGAAAGTTGATAAAGAAGTCATTTTAAATTTGCTAGAAACAGAAGATAATCTTTTGAGTAGAGAAAATAAAATATGTCATTTTACAGCTTCTTCTTGGATAGTTAATAAGGATAAAACAAAAGTTTTGATGATACATCACAATATTTATAACTCTTGGTCTTGGACTGGAGGACATGCGGATAATGAAGAAAACCTTTTAGAAGTATCTATAAAAGAGGCTAAAGAGGAAACAGGATTAAAAAGTATAAGTCCAATATTAGAAGAAATTTATTCTATTGAGATATTAACAGTTGATGGACATATGAAAAATAATCAATATGTTTCGTCCCATTTACATCTTAATGTAACTTATTTATTAGAGGCTGATGAAGAGAATCCATTATATATTAAACCGGATGAAAATAGTGGTGTTCAATGGTTTGAATTGAAAGACATTGAAAAAGTTTCAAATGAAGAGAATATGAAAGTTATTTATAGAAAATTGAATAAAAAGTTAGAATCCTTTTGTGAAGGATAAAAATATATAGAATAGTGGGCTAGAAAACTAGCTCATTATTCTAATTTTCTTCAATTAATTTAAAAGTTTTTGTATCAATCTTTTGAATAACTTTATAAAATCCTGTTCTAGTAGAGGGCCCATCAGAAAAACGCGGAATAACAACGCTAAGGATTTTCTTGACCATTTACGAACCCCTTATTTTAAAAGCTTCAATTTATATTAAATAATCTAAAAAAATATTTGATATTATTATTGCAGCAGTGTCGCAACAACCTCAATTTTCTTTAAAGTTCCCCTTTTTCTTTAAGTATCTTTTTCCACCTATAGATAGTAGCTCTTGGAACTCCAAACTCTTTTGATAACTCAGTCTTATTGAAGTCTTTATTATACGGAATAACAACGCTAAGGATTTTCCTGACTACCTATAATCCCTTTATTTTCAATGCTTTAATCTATATTTAGCTCTCTTAAAAATTCTAAAGAAGTAGTACAATTAGAATCAAAATTATATTCTCCTAAAAGGTTAATATGCTCCCAAGCAAGAGGAGATATATTCCCTAATAGATTCTCATCGACCTCTTCAATTGTTTTTAAATATCCAAGAGCTTTTTCTAAGTAAATTGTATTCCAAATATTAATAGCATTTATAATAATAGAAGGGGTAGCTCTGTTTTTTTTTGGAAAAGTGATCATTTCTATATCTAGCCCAGTATTTTCAAGGGATGGTATCATTTAATATGATGCTGTCCCTTTTCTCATAATCTATAGTTTTTGAACCCTTAAATTTTAAGGTAGTTTTGAAACAAAAATTTTGATAAAATAGTTTCAAAAGTATTTACAAAACTATTACCAATACTATTTTCAATATCTATGATTCAAAAACATATGTTACGGAGGCTATTTTAATGAAATTTGGATATGCAAGAGTTTCTACTACAGACCAAAATTTAGAAATGCAGATCAGTGCACTGGAAAAATATGGAGTGGATAAAATATTTTCAGATAAAGCGACTGGAAAGAATATGCAGAGAAAAGAATTTTTAAGATTGTTAGAGCAACTGAGGAAAGGAGATACACTTGTGATTTTTTCTCTTTCCAGACTTGGAAGGAAAACTAAAGAGCTCATTGAACTGATCGAGAAATTCAACTCAGAGGGAATTACCTTAGTATCACTCAAGGAAAGTATAGACACCAACTCACCAATGGGAAGAGCTATGATCGGTATGATCTCCATCTTTGCTGAACTTGAAAGAGAACTGATTACCGAAAGAGTGAAAGAAGGGGTAAAAAATGCAAGAGCCAGAGGCAGACTTGGCGGAAGGCCTCGTATTGACAGTGAAAAAGTAAAGGAAGCCTTAGCCCTTTATCATACAGAGCATTATTCAGTACAGGAGATCATAAAGAAAACAGGAGTTTCTAAAGCTACACTCTACAGAAGGCTTTCCGAGCTAGAGGCTAAAAATGAAAACAACTAATAGTCTCTTGCTTACTGAAAAAGAAAGAATCGAGTTACTGACTATCAAGATAACTAAGAATGAAATTATAAGTAATTTTACACTATCCCCAAAAGAGATTTTGGATATAAAAAATATCTATAATTCTCATAGTCAATTAGGGTATGCCATACAACTACTTTATCTTAAAAATCTTGGAAGAACAATCCCCTTATCGGCCGGAGAAATCCCGCTAGAACCTCTTCAATATATAAGCCGAACAGTTGGATATAAAGTACATCTATTTTCAAAGATATCTCGATATTGAGATAACAAGGAGAAGGCATCTAAAGGAGATTATGGAGAGGCTGAATTTTCAAAAGTTTCAAATAAATCAAGAAGTTTTAGAAATTGCAGGTCAGCTGACAACTAAATTATCTTCTAATAAAGATATGGTTTTTCAATTTCTTCACCAATTAAAAGAAATGAAAATAGTAGCACCGGGACTTTCTACAATAGAAGATATATTATGTACTGCTCTCAAAGGTTCTGAAGATAAAATTTATATCAAAGTTTTAGAACAGCTTCAAAACCGTGAAAATCTTCAGGTTATACTTGAGACGGATGAGAAGGGAGAATCCCTTTATACCCAGCTGAAAAACACCTCCGTCAATATCAGTTCCAACGGAGCAAAGGAGCTTTTATCCAAAATTAAGGCTATCGATGAACTGCAATGCAGCTGTGATTTGAGCTTTCTTTCAGAAGAGAAGGTACTGTACTTTTCTTCTGAAATACAGAAATCCAACAGAGCCAGAATAATGAGATTTTCAGATCCCAACAAAAGAGATGCATATCTGGCTATGTTCCTGAATTTCAGGCGCAAGACATTCATTGATATGGTAATAGAAGTCACCTCAAGTTATGCTCATAAGGTACTGAAGCGAAGCCGCAAGAAAACTCAAAGGCACAATGCTCTGAACCTTCAGAATTACCGCAATAACTCTACGAAACTTAAGAATATCCTTAAAGATATTATCGAGATAGAGGAGTTTGAAGAATTTAGGAAGTACAAAGAAACTCTATTTCCCATAAAAGAAGAGCTGGATTCTCAGCAGGACGAGATGGATGATATTGATTTTCTCATAAAATCCCATCACAGCTTTAACTACACCGATGAGCTGTTGGAATGTATAAGATTCGACAGTAATACCAAGCCGGAACTTGTGGATCTCCTTAATTCATTCCCTTCATACAGGAACAAGAAGAGGCTTGAGGTTAATATCTCCTTTTTCAGCAATCAGTGGCAGAGGTATATAAAGAAATATGATTACAGTAAAAAAATAGTGGAGATAGCTCTTCTTTACGCAATAAGGGACAACATCCGTTCTGGAGATCTTTTTGTTCGTGAAAGCAGGAAATATAACAGCTTCGACCATTATCTCATTAAGCCTCAGAACATAGAAAATAATGAGGAATCTATTAAGTTTTTCAATGAAATTAAGAACTCTTTCGCTCTTCCCAGAAAGTTGGAGTTCAACCTGGAGATAGACAGGGATGAGAGAAGCTCTTTCAGCGACAAGATTTACAGCTATTTCCCAAAGATAACCATGACCGAAATGATTTACGAAGTAAATTCCTGGACCAACTTCCTCGATGATTTCAGAGAAAACAGGCAGGTTAACGCCTATGAAAAGCAGAAAAGTATTGTCGCAACTCTTCTTGCTAACGGACACAATATAGGGTTTTCCAAAATGGCTATATCTGGATCCATAGATGAAGCTACCCTCCGAAGGGTCAATGAATACTACTTTAACTACAATACTCTGTCCAAGGCCCAGGCAACACTCGTTAATTATCACCACTCCCTGGATATTTCTAAAAACTGGGGTGATGGTGGAAAATCTTCTTCAGATGGAA includes these proteins:
- a CDS encoding NUDIX hydrolase, whose translation is MFFNLKKEIYNYLPFNEQEKVDKEVILNLLETEDNLLSRENKICHFTASSWIVNKDKTKVLMIHHNIYNSWSWTGGHADNEENLLEVSIKEAKEETGLKSISPILEEIYSIEILTVDGHMKNNQYVSSHLHLNVTYLLEADEENPLYIKPDENSGVQWFELKDIEKVSNEENMKVIYRKLNKKLESFCEG
- a CDS encoding helix-turn-helix domain-containing protein → MLSVVIPYNKDFNKTELSKEFGVPRATIYRWKKILKEKGEL
- a CDS encoding Tn3 family transposase, with protein sequence MIPSLENTGLDIEMITFPKKNRATPSIIINAINIWNTIYLEKALGYLKTIEEVDENLLGNISPLAWEHINLLGEYNFDSNCTTSLEFLRELNID
- a CDS encoding recombinase family protein, encoding MKFGYARVSTTDQNLEMQISALEKYGVDKIFSDKATGKNMQRKEFLRLLEQLRKGDTLVIFSLSRLGRKTKELIELIEKFNSEGITLVSLKESIDTNSPMGRAMIGMISIFAELERELITERVKEGVKNARARGRLGGRPRIDSEKVKEALALYHTEHYSVQEIIKKTGVSKATLYRRLSELEAKNENN
- a CDS encoding DUF4158 domain-containing protein, with amino-acid sequence MKTTNSLLLTEKERIELLTIKITKNEIISNFTLSPKEILDIKNIYNSHSQLGYAIQLLYLKNLGRTIPLSAGEIPLEPLQYISRTVGYKVHLFSKISRY
- a CDS encoding Tn3 family transposase, whose amino-acid sequence is MDIKYIYFQRYLDIEITRRRHLKEIMERLNFQKFQINQEVLEIAGQLTTKLSSNKDMVFQFLHQLKEMKIVAPGLSTIEDILCTALKGSEDKIYIKVLEQLQNRENLQVILETDEKGESLYTQLKNTSVNISSNGAKELLSKIKAIDELQCSCDLSFLSEEKVLYFSSEIQKSNRARIMRFSDPNKRDAYLAMFLNFRRKTFIDMVIEVTSSYAHKVLKRSRKKTQRHNALNLQNYRNNSTKLKNILKDIIEIEEFEEFRKYKETLFPIKEELDSQQDEMDDIDFLIKSHHSFNYTDELLECIRFDSNTKPELVDLLNSFPSYRNKKRLEVNISFFSNQWQRYIKKYDYSKKIVEIALLYAIRDNIRSGDLFVRESRKYNSFDHYLIKPQNIENNEESIKFFNEIKNSFALPRKLEFNLEIDRDERSSFSDKIYSYFPKITMTEMIYEVNSWTNFLDDFRENRQVNAYEKQKSIVATLLANGHNIGFSKMAISGSIDEATLRRVNEYYFNYNTLSKAQATLVNYHHSLDISKNWGDGGKSSSDGMRVPINAKTIYADYNSHYGNRDGAIYRHISDQYTPYYVQMLQGRDSNHVLDGLLYHETDLDIYEHSTDTAGYTEQMFALTHLLGFKFKPRIKNSEKQQLYYFENTEIGDIKFKKINEKVIVENYHEIMRFVEFIRVGKVKASLILQKISSYARDNSIAKGLKELGRIFKTMYLIDYFSDKTLRKEVQQILNKGESINSVGRILHFGKHGRISETTIEEQLEKASSLNILLGVLIIWNSRYLEKVHKAIRDEEWFDEAQFKRVSPLGTGHVNFLGKYIFEDEKIVSEDGLRPLKIR